The genomic DNA ACGACACGAAAGGCGCGATGGGATTGATCGTGAACGCCCCCATGCCCCACAGCGTCAGCGACCTGCTGCCCGACCTGCCGGGCCAACCCGATCCGGCCTGGATGGGCGGCCCGGTCGACCCGACCCTCGGGTGGTGCCTGTACCGGCAGCCGGTCGGCCTGGACGGCGAGATGCGCCTCACGCCGGACCTGACGGTATCCAGCAGCCTGGACGTGCTGCGCGCCGTGATGGCGTCGGGGCAGCGGTTCATGCTGGTCCTCGGGTACGCCGGGTGGGGCGCCGGGCAACTGACCGAGGAAGCCCGCGAGGGCAGCTGGGTGTGGGTGGAGCAGGACACCCCGGACCTGATCTGGGACGTGCCCGCCGGGGAGCGCTGGCAGGCGGCGCTGGACCGGCTGGGCGTGACGCCGGGCACCATCATGCCGGGCGGCGCGCAGGCCTGAACGGCCCCCGGACCCGCCCTGCAACGGCCCCGAACCGGGCCGGGTGTCTGGACAGGTGGGGGCCACGCGCCCGGAGGACTTGCGCGGCATATGGGTGCGTGCTACTATCCCTCTCGCGCCGGAAACGGCCCGCCACAGGTATTCGGCAGTAGCTCAGTGGCAGAGCATCCGACTGTTAATCGGACGGTCGTTGGTTCGACCCCAACCTGCCGAGCCAGAAGAGAGAACCTCGTCTAAGACGAGGTTCTCTTTTTTGTTCCAGTAGGGACAGCAGGTGAGCCGCAGCCGTGATCGTGTGCTCTTCAGAGGCCGACAGGCACCTTGTCAGAAGGAGACGGGATGACCACCGACGAACTCTGGCAGCAGTTTTTCTTCCACCTTCAGGCCAAGCGACGCACCAAGGCCACGCTGCGGTACTACACCACCACCCGCACCGCCTTCGGACGGTTTGTGGAGGCCAACGGTCTCCCGAAGGAGGCCGCTGCCCTGACCGTGCAGCACCTGCGGGCCTTCCTGCGGAAACTGGAAGCTGACGGCCTCTCCCCCGGGGGCGTGCACGCGCACGCTCGGGCCCTGCGTGCACTGCTGACCTGGGCATACAAGGAAGAGCTGCTCAGCACCAACCCAGTCAAGCGCCTGGAGATGCCGACCGTGGGTCGACATCGCCTCCCGGCTGTCTCCGCGGAGCAGGCCCAGCATCTGCTCAAGACGTGCCGGAAGGGGCCACAGCCGCTGCGCGACTGCGCGCTGGTTCTCACCCTCTTCGACACGGGCATCCGTGTTCAGGAGTCCGTGAACCTGCAACTGGGGGACCTCCTCTTCGAGCGCGGACTGCTGCGCATTCATGGGAAGGGGAACAAGGAACGTTTCGTCCCCATCGGGGCCAGAGCCATGCAGGCCCTCAACGTCTACCTTCGCCGCGAACGCCGCCCCGCCCATGCCGGTGTGGCCAACGTCTTCTTGAGCCGCACGGGCCAGCCCCTGACCAAGAGTGGGGTCAGTATCCGCCTCTGTAAGCTGGCCCCTGACCGCCTGACAGATTTTATGAGATGAAGTGAAAACTGACGTGCCAGCCGTTCTTGAGTGCTTCCAACGAGGACGGCTGGCCGCGTTTTCTGGGCTTCGGTGGCTCGGGGTCCGGGCCGCCCCGCAATCTCAGGGTTCTGAAGAACCTCTGACCTCGACTCAGCGCGTAGCTCATCGATTTGTGCCCAATCTTCAGGTAGCTCAATCCGCGCTGCCAGTGGGGATCGACGACGCGTCG from Deinococcus seoulensis includes the following:
- a CDS encoding YqgE/AlgH family protein → MSGPLTFLVASPHLRGEVFAGAVILLLEHDTKGAMGLIVNAPMPHSVSDLLPDLPGQPDPAWMGGPVDPTLGWCLYRQPVGLDGEMRLTPDLTVSSSLDVLRAVMASGQRFMLVLGYAGWGAGQLTEEAREGSWVWVEQDTPDLIWDVPAGERWQAALDRLGVTPGTIMPGGAQA
- a CDS encoding tyrosine-type recombinase/integrase — encoded protein: MTTDELWQQFFFHLQAKRRTKATLRYYTTTRTAFGRFVEANGLPKEAAALTVQHLRAFLRKLEADGLSPGGVHAHARALRALLTWAYKEELLSTNPVKRLEMPTVGRHRLPAVSAEQAQHLLKTCRKGPQPLRDCALVLTLFDTGIRVQESVNLQLGDLLFERGLLRIHGKGNKERFVPIGARAMQALNVYLRRERRPAHAGVANVFLSRTGQPLTKSGVSIRLCKLAPDRLTDFMR